CGGCCCGCAGCCGCAGAAAGAGGAACACCATGACCGCGCCCACCTGCTACCCCGACACCATCGCCACCCTGGAGACTCAGGGATACCGGCACGTGCCCACCGCCCCCGGCTGCGCTCACGGCCTCACCCGGGCCTCCTGCCGCACCTGCGGCCTGTACCCCCACCGGGACGGCTGTGACTACCGCTGGCTGGACCACGGGCTGATCGTCGCCAGGGACGGCACCCGGTACCTCTACGCGTGGCTGTACCAAGACCCGGACCGGGTGCAGGAATGGGCCGCCCTCTACGCCCACCGGCACGGCCTCACGTACCGCATCAACCACCCGGACGACCTGGAGGCTTACTGCCCGGGGGTCACCTCCATCCGCTACCACCGAACCGGCGAACCGTGATGTCCGGAACTGTCGCGGGTAGCCCCCTGTCCCGCCACCGGCTTATGAAAACCATTTCCATTAGCCAATATGGAACAGTGTCGATGAAGCATCATAATGACGCTTATGGTGTCTGCGGCCAGGCAGGATCATGGCCCTGACCTGCGGAAACGGGAGGCGACTCCCGGCACCAGGACCATGCCCCGATTCTGGTGACCCTCAGTAGCCAGATCGAGGGGCCTGTGCCCACAAATGTCCCGATTCCAGGCCCGAGCCGGACTGAGGGCCGGAGGGGCAGGCAAAGGCCATTTGATCTTGGGGCACCTCCCGAAGTGTGCACAGGGTCAGGGCGAGTCGAAACCCTGCCCGGGATCTATAGATAGACCAACTCGAATAGCTGAACCGTGTGCCACAGAAAGCGTCTATAGGTCATTAACCTCCTCCTCCACTACGATTAGCATCATGGCCGACAACTCCGGACAGAGTGCGACACTCGATGATCTGCGCTTTGCGCTGGCCGCTGTCGAGAACGGCGACGCGCGCAGCATCCGAGAGTCCGCGCTGATGTCGAAAGCCGAAATTGCGGCAATGTGCGGCGTAAGTGAGCGGATGATTGCCCATTGGGAGAACAAGACCCGCCCAGTTACCCCCGGTGTCGGGCAGATTTACGGGGCTTTGCTGCGGCGACTGGAAGCCCGAACCGAGCAACTGAATGAGCAGTGGGCAAGGCCGCAAGCCTGTCCGGCGTGTGTGGTCCGCGCCCGACTCGAATACCTGACACCGTTGCCGCATTCGTGTAACCGCTGCACGGAGAACCGCGAGACTGTCTTTGAGATGACCGGGGACGAGCAGCAGTGATCGCCCTTGAGGAACGTCTCACTGCGGCCCTGCGGGAAACGGTCGGGTCTGCGGAATGCTGCCGGGCCGTGGACGTGCCAATGATCCTCGCCGAGATTTCCGAGGCGGTGTTGCTGCGTCGGCATACTCCTGGCTGTGTCGCTGCCCCGGGCAGCCGTGAGGTTGCCGTGTTCGCTATCTCGCTCACTCCGATCGGAAGCCCAACATGATTGTCTCTTATCCCTCGTGCTGTTCCTTGCGTCGAGAACTGGTGCAATGGCCGTCGGCCAGCGGGGATCCTGGCGTCGCGTACCTCCAGCATTCACCGATCTGCCCCGACCGCCCGAACGCGTACGGCAACGTCCCGGTCCCGGTCGACACCGTCGCGGTGACCGTCCCGCCCGAGTCGTGGCCCCGGTCCGGCGAAAGGCGGTACGCGCAACCTGACTGGGAGCGCGACCCCGACCTTGCCCGCGCTCTGATCGTGCCGGCACCGGACCGTGCGGACGAGACTCTGCGTCGGCTGCTGGAACTGACGGACCGGCGCAGGGACGTCACCACCAACCCGGACGACATCAGCGGGTACGCGTTCGTTGTGCCCCCGTACCTGCACACCCGGTACGTCTCGTGAGGACACACCTGGACCGGGTCACACGCGATGCACTGGAGCGGCATTTCCGGTGCCCAGACTGCCACCCGGACCCGGACGCATCATGCGCCGCGCGGGTTGGCGATCATGGCTTGGTGGTGATGGTCCGCCGTCACGCCCGGTCATGCCCTGGGCCTACGACCGGCCGGAAAGAAACGATGACTTTTGAATGGCCCCCGGAGCTACACACAGTCCAGTTAGGTCAGAGCGATGAGTGAACCGATCCGTTTTTGCTGCCCGATCGATTCGAGCGCGTGCATGGAGTGCAAGCGGGGACTAGCCCAACTGGTCATCTTCCTTGGGGGCGGCCTCGGTGACGTTCGCTTCGACCCAAGACTCACGGCTTTCGTCATAGACAACGGCCGTCTACCCACCAATGCGGAGCGCGTGAAGACCCTAGACGCGTTTCTAGCTACCGAGGATGCACGATGAAGAGCGATGAAATCCGGCTGTGTTGCCCGCCGTTGTCCGGCCGTGAGTGCCGCAAGTGCAAGACCCTACTCACGCGCCTCGGGCGCAAGGTCACCATCACACGGAATATGCACGATTTGCCGCTGACCGCTTCTAGTCGGCAGGGGCACGCCGTTTACCTCCTGGAAGGTCACTACGGCAACTGGCGACTGATCCCGTGGACCGCTGACGCGCTCACCGCTGCCGCAGCGTTGCCGCAGCAAGAGCAGGCCGACCGGGCACGGCTCCTGGGCAAGGTGGACGCGTTCCTGGCCTCCCGTGTGAAGCCCGGGAAGCCACTAACGGCCACGGGGAAGCCGGGCCAGCAAAAGCCGGTCGCCCGGCCCACGTACAAGATTTGGAGAATCTGACATGGCCAGGACCCGCGCGCGGGCACGGCAGGCCAAGCCCCCCGTTGCCGTCAAGGCGAGCAACGCGGAACGGTTCCGGGCCTTGAGCGCCAAAGTCGATGCGCTACCCGCCGAGATCCCGATGCCGGCCGCGACCCCGATCAGGGTGGCGATCCGGTCCGGTGTTCAGGGGCCGCACGGTGCGATCAGTTGCGACACGTGCGGCTGTCGGACCGCGATGGGATGGTCGGCCCCGGTGCCGCTGCCCCGGAGCAGCGGGGCCAGCCTGCCCCGGGCAACCCGTCGCGGCCTGCCGATCGATGCCCTGGTGCCCCGGTGTGCCCCGTGCGCGGCACTGTGGGCGAGCATCCCGGACCCGGCCCCGATGACGGGGCGTCCCCACCGGGAGGTGATCCTTGATGCCCTGATCGCTGATCATCTCGGTGTACCGGTGCAGCGCAACCTTGCCCGCGCGGTGACCGAAGGGGCGTACTGCGGCTTAGCGGTGCATCAGCCGGAGTATCTGGCGGACAACTCAGACCGGTCCCCGCTGTGGTGGGTCGGGGACCGGGAGGACGCGCGCCGACGCGCACGGGCACCGTACGAGGGTCCCGGGTCGCTCGGCGGGAAGCTGGACTACGACGTGACCGCCCGGGAGGACGCGCAGTGCCGGCTGATGCTGGCTGATCTCCGCAACGGGCCTGTGGCGGTGCTGAAGCACTACGCGGAAACGCTGAAGGTCGACCTGTTGAACCTGACGCCAGCGCAGCGGGAAGACCTGGAAACGGCCTGTCGTCGGGGCATCATGACCGGCTATCGGCGCAATGAGCCGTTGTTCCACTTCCTGACCCGTAAGCAACTCGGCCAGGCCCTAGCGTGGTTTGAGTACGAACGGGAGCACGGGGACCCTGGGGACCCGATGAAGGTGGCGCAGGTGACACACGGACTGCTGGCGATCACCCGGATGCGCGGGGACACGGCCTGGCTATAGCTTCGCTGGCCCCACAAACGCAACCGCCCCCGGATGACGGCTCCGGGGGCGGTTGCTTGCCTGCGGCTACCGGGTGCGGCCCTTGCGGCTGGTCTGGTAGCGGGTGCTGCGCTGCTCCCGGTAGTCGGCGAGGAGTGCGGCGGCCTCATCCAGGCGGGGGCACCCGGAGTCGGTGCACCGGGTGCACAGGTTCCGGTCGTGGAACGTGACGCAGTAGCTGGCTTGTTCGACGTAGAACGGGATGCGGGAGAGCAGGTCCTCACCCATCGCGGCGCTGGCCCCTCGGACCCCTGGGGTTGACGGGCCAGGCGGGGCGGGTGTTGTACACGCGGGCCACCTGGTTGGGGCCGTGAGGGGTGTGCGGCTCGTAGGCACCGGTCCCGTATGCGCCGGCCCGGTGCGGGTAGGCGGTGGCGGGTCGGCACAGCGGCTCGGGGGCGGGGGCGGGGTGACGGCGGATTCGGGCTAGGAGCCGGAACATGTTGACCTCCTGTTTAGGTCCTGCCACCGACCCCCGTGGGGGCCGGGAACCCCGTTCACCGGCCCTCACAGGG
The nucleotide sequence above comes from Micromonospora sp. NBC_00389. Encoded proteins:
- a CDS encoding helix-turn-helix domain-containing protein: MADNSGQSATLDDLRFALAAVENGDARSIRESALMSKAEIAAMCGVSERMIAHWENKTRPVTPGVGQIYGALLRRLEARTEQLNEQWARPQACPACVVRARLEYLTPLPHSCNRCTENRETVFEMTGDEQQ